One Setaria viridis chromosome 3, Setaria_viridis_v4.0, whole genome shotgun sequence DNA window includes the following coding sequences:
- the LOC117847686 gene encoding uncharacterized protein gives MEPGPDAPGGGGTSAPAEAGPSTTTSSSAAASSSRQSEQEAPQQEGSRRQQPAAAAAQQEAPPAQAQPPQPLPLAQQPPAPPPAGLSRYESQKRRDWNTFLQYLRNHKPPLTLARCSGAHVIEFLRYLDQFGKTKVHAEGCAYFGQPNPPAPCACPLRQAWGSLDALIGRLRAAYEESGGRPESNPFAARAVRIYLREVREAQAKARGIPYEKKKRKRGSAAAAPPVAPPPVVTAEGAGTSGGAAEEEDDEPSPSGEPQQATPASSAPPPPPPPTGASSSASASSTSAAAATTTTTRKEAEGSAPSS, from the coding sequence ATGGAGCCTGGCCCCGACGCGCCAGGCGGCGGAGGGACgagcgcgccggcggaggccgggccgtcgacgacgacgtcgtcctccgccgccgcgtcgtcgagcCGGCAGTCAGAGCAGGAAGCGCCGCAGCAGGAAGGATCGCGGAGGCAAcagccggcagcggcggcggctcagcaGGAAGCGCCGCCAGCGCAGGCccagccgccgcagccgctgccgctggctcagcaaccgccggcgccacccccgGCGGGACTGAGCCGGTACGAGTCGCAGAAGCGGCGCGACTGGAACACGTTCCTGCAGTACCTGCGCAACCACAAGCCGCCGCTGACGCTGGCGCGCTGCAGCGGCGCGCACGTCATCGAGTTCCTCCGCTACCTGGACCAGTTCGGCAAGACCAAGGTCCACGCCGAGGGCTGCGCCTACTTCGGCCAGCCCAACCCGCCGGCGCCCTGCGCGTGCCCGCTGCGCCAGGCCTGGGGAAGCCTCGACGCGCTcatcggccgcctccgcgccgcctacGAGGAGTCCGGCGGCCGCCCCGAGTCCAACCccttcgccgcccgcgccgtgcGCATCTACCTCCGCGAGGTGCGGGAGGCGCAGGCCAAGGCGCGCGGCATCCCCTACGAGAAGAAGAAGCGCAAGCGCGGGAGCGCGGCCGCCGCACCtcccgtcgcgccgccccccgTTGTGACCGCAGAGGGCGCGGGGACGTCGGGaggcgccgccgaggaggaggacgacgagccgTCGCCGTCCGGTGAGCCACAACAGGCCACGCCGGCatcctcggctcctcctcctcctcctcctcctacagGTGCTTCATCCAGTGCTAGTGCAAGTAGTACCAGTGCTGctgcagcgacgacgacgacgacaagaaAGGAAGCCGAAGGATCAGCGCCAAGTTCGTGA